The genome window GAGGCGCTGGCCGGTGACGGCGATGTGCGCTGCTCCTGGCGCATGGACCCCTCGGGGCGGCTCACCGTCGAGGTGACGGACGGCGGTGGTCCGACCCGCCCGGTTCCGTCCACGCCCTCGGTCACCGCACACGGCGGTCGTGGGCTGAACATCGTGACGGCACTGTCCGACGACTGGGGCGTGCGCGACGACGCCCGGGGCGAGGTCACGGTGTGGGTCGTCGTCCAGGACGACATCCCGCACGCCCACCGCCGGGAGGACTTCGCCACCCGCGTGGTCGCCCCCGCGGTCTCCACCGTTCCCGATCTGGATTTCGTGGACGCGTTCGAGGACATGGACTGATCCGACCGGGCGGGGCCAGGCGTGCACAACCCGGCCCGAACCACCGGTTCCGGGACGACTCGGTGCGTTGTCCACAGGGTCCCGTCGGGCGTCGTACGAGCGGCTAGGCTCGCGCGAGTACGAGACGAGCCGTGATCGGGAGACACCCACGATGGCCAAGAAGCGACCCCACACCAAGGCCAAGCGCCCGCAGGGCACCGGCGGAGCCGGCGCCGCAAGCGCCGATGGGCAGGTTCCGGTTGTCGGCGCGCGCGAGCAATGCCCCTGCGGCAGCGGCCGGCGTTACAAGGCCTGCCACGGCCGGGCCGCCGCCCAGGCCGTGACCGAGCTGGTGCAGCGCCCGTTCGAGGGCC of Streptomyces phaeolivaceus contains these proteins:
- a CDS encoding ATP-binding protein, whose amino-acid sequence is MALVVAQEVPTSSSMAVPHGPAGVGEARHRMRDQLRDGGVAESVIDDALLILSELLSNACKHGRPLGEALAGDGDVRCSWRMDPSGRLTVEVTDGGGPTRPVPSTPSVTAHGGRGLNIVTALSDDWGVRDDARGEVTVWVVVQDDIPHAHRREDFATRVVAPAVSTVPDLDFVDAFEDMD